A single window of Psychrobacter raelei DNA harbors:
- the iscA gene encoding iron-sulfur cluster assembly protein IscA: MIELTERAAKHVKDYLDNRGHGEGIRVAIRTAGCSGLAYVLEFVDDPDSSDEKFESNGVNIFVDPKSMVYLDGLLMDYVTEGLNEGFKFTNPNQKGECGCGESFTV; encoded by the coding sequence ATGATTGAACTGACCGAACGTGCTGCCAAACACGTAAAAGATTATCTAGATAACCGTGGTCATGGTGAAGGCATTCGTGTGGCTATTCGCACCGCTGGATGCTCAGGACTGGCCTACGTGTTAGAATTTGTTGATGATCCCGATTCAAGCGATGAGAAGTTTGAAAGCAACGGAGTTAATATCTTTGTTGATCCAAAGAGCATGGTATATCTAGATGGACTATTAATGGATTATGTGACTGAAGGTCTAAACGAGGGCTTCAAATTCACCAACCCTAATCAAAAAGGCGAATGTGGCTGTGGTGAGTCCTTTACCGTTTAG
- the iscU gene encoding Fe-S cluster assembly scaffold IscU: MAYSNQVIDHYENPRNVGNLDKDAKNVGTGMVGAPACGDVMRLQIQVGDDGIIEDARFKTYGCGSAIASSSLVTEWLKGKTLDQASEIKNKHIAEELALPPVKVHCSVLAEDAIKAAIEDYRAKSGTVEA, translated from the coding sequence ATGGCTTATAGTAATCAAGTAATTGACCATTATGAAAATCCGCGTAACGTTGGTAATTTGGACAAAGACGCTAAGAACGTAGGTACTGGTATGGTTGGTGCCCCAGCTTGTGGTGACGTTATGCGTCTACAAATCCAAGTTGGTGATGACGGTATCATTGAAGATGCTCGCTTTAAAACTTATGGTTGCGGCTCAGCAATTGCCTCAAGCTCATTGGTCACTGAATGGCTTAAAGGTAAAACGTTAGACCAAGCCTCTGAGATCAAAAACAAGCACATCGCAGAAGAGCTTGCCCTACCCCCAGTAAAAGTTCACTGCTCAGTACTGGCAGAAGACGCTATTAAAGCGGCGATTGAAGATTATCGCGCCAAAAGCGGCACAGTGGAAGCTTAA